The window atgtgcgggcattgaccgctgatgcccagggccgtgtggactggcgatggattcaaattggcactgcctgtgtctgcacactcctcagccggactggccgggcctgagacttatacccaggaactggtcaggcagaaaaagaacagagctggatgctgagagacctcagggttggcccagctgctctacggatggaccccagttggggaactcatcaaatcattgcaaaatcacaactctctgaatttgAGCTCAATCTCTGTAGGATGGGTGCAACAACAtggggttttgaaggttgaataggagcTCTCCCAGGGAAACTTGAgggtaatcatgatgatgatgataataataataatagccactatttactgagtgtttactctttcttagccctaatacataactcctcggatcaactctcatggatttgatcgttggtgacctttggtgttaagttgctgactgctcagtcacagaggacaccaccttgctcatcctggggagtgggagggcacatttcacgacgtggatgggggaggagagaaactggaacatgcaagcagatggccaggggaccttgaggacatggtctacagaaggcctttaagtatctgggagctggggttcaaatgagaaatcttacttggtgagagcaggcaggggttggcttagaatattctgttttgagataaagagctacCAATCACGGGGGGAGTATaagcaaggttgaatgagaagtgatcaggatgctggagagttcagccctgggcggggagctcaagtcaggtttctagccctcttccctgtgccaacctataccctacattgggaaagaaacagaccttaaaattgtCCAGCTTGATGGCATCGCGGGAAAGGGACTAAGTCCAGATAATGTTCTCCGAGGCTGCGGCTTCGGGGGCAGGACACACCTCCTGCGGGCCTATTCAATAATCAGTTAAATCACCTGAAGCCCACGCATTTCCGGGGAGCGCTCCGGGCACCCTggcttgagggtagagtgggcggaggtccctaagggagaggtggggctcgggctgaatccctcgttgggggcaccagggtcaagtggctaacctggcagcacagtcacggggaggccctctctcattgggcagaagctaagtccgaagccgcgcccctcctgggcgaggaggttccacctcctaggttcccgtgattctcctgcctcagcccgagtagtgggacatcccacttgctcccgccattctgtttaccacaggtgacaaccgccatggctgagaggcagggaggtcccccgaggaccgagcaaggctcggtctcccaaaataaaaaaaacatacattgaagtaatttaaaaacacgtaggaagatgtcatttcttcctatcaaggcgtcctccctttatgtatTGTTGTTacatagggaacgataaaaaaatttttttttcaaccaatgtggaccaggttggcctcgaactcgtgcACCTCGAaccctcgcctccctgagggcccgagggcaggcgcaaccggccggagccacaatggctccgggtgtcgggGCTCTCCTTTATGCCCTTTGAGCTTACGCAGGGTGGTGGAGCCAATcacgagaggctcacccctgacgtcacccagtccccagggccagtgagggccctgcgttccatggcgccccctggagggaggaaggggaactgtatctgagagagagcagccaaTTGGGGCCGCTGACTCGGGCCGGGTTCCCGtgccgcgtccaacacccctcgctccctgtctcactcccccacggagactcaatttactttccatgtccacatccccagtgcttgcggaagatatcccgctaagagagagacatgtcaaaggtagggtagatccacatttccaggcaccaaggatggagatgttccaggtaagactgcagggcccctgggcaccttccacgtccttccaggccatcactggcatgagaaggggcagacccgtgtgagctgtggaaggaggcctctttctggaggagcgtgacccccggtaagcttcaggtggggcagttcctgagggtggggatctgaaatgttggggtatctcaggtcctctgggctgtggggtgggctctgaaaggcaggtgtcggggtggtgggtcctgaataggagatgccgggaagggtctctgggtctttgtgggtggtgtaccacgcgggatgggaaggccagggctcagggctgtGCTCACAGACCCGGGTGAAGCAGTGTCCTcgccccaggggctgctgctgagCATGGGCGGGACATGGGCATCCAGGGAGACGCTTCGGCCACGGTGCCGCCCCATCAATGCCACCTTGGCTGTCGAGAAGGAGGGCTGCCCCGTGTGCATCaccgtcaacaccaccatctgtgccggctactgccccaccatggtgagctgcccggggccggggcaggtgctgccacctcagggccagacccacagaggcagccggggaggaagggtggtctgcctctctggtcaggggctgcggaatggggtgtgggagggcaggaacagagggcttcctggacccCTGAGTCAGAcctgtgggggcagctggggagctcaGCCGAGGCGCTGGCCCCAGGCACATGCTCATTCCCCCTCTCACACGGCTTCCAGACCCgcgtgctgcagggggtcctgccgcccctgccccaggtggtgtgcaactaccgcgatgtgcgcttcgagtccatccggctccctggctgcccgcgCGGCGTGAACCCCGTGGTCTCCTACGCCGTGGCTCTCAGCTGTCAATGTGCACTCTGCCGCCGCAGCACCACTGACTGCGGGGGTCCCAAGGACCACCCCTTGACCTGTGATCACCcccgcttccaggcctcctcttcctcaaaggcccctccccccagccttccaagtccatcccgactcccggggccctcagacaccccgatcctcccacaataaaggcttctcaatccgcactctggaggtgtctttctgtgggctcaggACAACCACACTCACACAGGGTGGGTCCAGCTTCCAAACCATTTTATACAGAGTCACGGTATCAGAACTCTGGTAGAGAACAGGgtggacggctgggcgcggtggctcacgcctgtaatcccaccactttgggaggccgaggcgggtggatcatgaggtcaggagatcgagaccatcctggctaacacggtgaaaccccgtctctactaaaaatacggaaaGTTATCCGGccttggtggcgggcgcttgcaggggaatggagtgaacctgggagcgggaggttgcggtgagcagagatcacgccactgcactccagcctgcacgacagagcgagactccatctcaaaaaaaaaaagaaagaaagaaagaaaaagaaaagagggtggAGATGGGGGATGACATCCAGCTCAGGAGGTGTCCATGGTCTGGCCTTccgtggggagaaggaaggccacaCGATTGGTGTGGCCCAGGGggcagggcctcagccttctaagccgagctccctcttcctccctctgaggTTGGCACTGGCAGTCCAGGTGGGGGCTTggggacctgaatgggatgaatgAGCCAAGTGGGATGTCATCTCTTCCATTGTCCttcatccactgcctctcccttcccctcctcctccgccCCCTCCACCCCCCGGTCCATCtacctcccatcccagccaggagccatcacctaagtagaaaaggggcctctggaaagggggcggggccttgacTCTTGGGTACCCTGCGCTTGAAGACGAACTCTGGGAAGGGGTTTTTCAGGGAGTTGGCCCCTTCCCCACCTGGCTGTATAaccttcctgttcttttcttcccctaaccGGTTGCCGctccctctcctgagatgtcaggaaagagggAGCCACCTGCGTCCTCCACAGTGGCCCCGGaagcctggggttcccagccccagagctcagaggcgaaggaggtgctacagctctggtgaccactggttgtttcccagtcttctccatgccaccctttcccaaaacaacaaaacaaaacaaaacaaacaaaaaaaattgggcctggcgcagtggttcatgcctgtaatcccagcactttgggaagccgagcgggcggatcacaaagtcaggagatcaagactatcctggctaacacggggaaaccccgtctctactgaaaaatacaacaaattagccaggcgtcctggtgggcgcctgtagtcccagctacttgggaggccgaggcaggagaatggcaggaacccgggaggcggatcttgcagtgagccgagatcgcgccactgcagtccagtctcaacaacagagcgagactccgtcaaaaaaaaaaaaaaaaaaaaaattgattggaacaTCCTCCAACATGCAAGACTCTCAGTTCCTCAGAGTTCtacaggaaggatggcagagtgcagttgcccagagttgaagtcccatctctgccatttgttggctgtgtgaccaggcacaaatcattaatttctctgagcctgtattttaccatctgttgctattgagtaatagtagtggactattttctatttttatttttattttattttatttatttattttttttgagacggagtctggccctgtcacccaggctggagtgcagtggcgtgatctcggctcactgcacctatgcttcccgggttcaagcgattctcctgcctcagcttcctgagtagctgggactacaggcgcgcaccaccacacccagctaatttttttttttttttttttttagtagagacagggtttcaccatgttggccaggctggtctcgaagtcctgaactcaggtgatgcacccgcctcggcctcccaaagtgctgagattgcaggcatgagccactgcgcctggccgaacatttttaatttttattttattattattattattattattactttttgagatggagctttgtttttgttgcccaggctgaagcacaatggcgggatcttggctcactgcaacctccgcctcctaggatcaagagattctcctgccttagcctcccaagtacctgggagtataggcatgcaccaccacgcccgacgatattttgtatttttagtagagatggggtttctccatgttggtcaggctggtctggaacccctcacctcagctgatccacccacagcagcctccgacaattacaggcgtgagccaccgcgcccagccgtccacCCTGTTCTCTACCAGAGTTCTGATACCGTGACTCTGTATAAAATGGTTTGGAAGCTGGACCCACCCTGTGTGAGTGTGGTTGTcctgagcccacagaaagacacctccagagtgcggattgagaagcctttattgtgggaggatcggggtgtctgagggccccgggagtcgggatggacttggaaggctggggggaggggcctttgaggaagaggaggcctggaagcgggGGTGATCACAGGTCAAGGGGTGGTCCTTGGGACCCCCGCAGTCAGTGGTGCTGCGGCGGCAGAGTGCACATTGACAGCTGAGAGCCACGGCGTAGGAGACCACGGGGTTCACGCCGcgcgggcagccagggagccggatggactcgaagcgcacatcgcggtagttgcacaccacctggggcaggggcggcaggaccccctgcagcacgcGGGTCTGGAAGCCGTGTGAGAGGGGGAATGAGCATGTGCCTGGGGCCAGCGCCTCGGCtgagctccccagctgcccccacaggTCTGACTCAGgggtccaggaagccctctgttcctgccctcccacaccccattccgcagcccctgaccagagaggcagaccacccttcctccccggctgcctctgtgggtctggccctgaggtggcagcacctgccccggccccgggcagctcaccatggtggggcagtagccggcacagatggtggtgttgacggtGATGCACACGGGGCAGCCCTCCTTCTCGACAGCCAAGGTGGCATTGATGGGGCGGCACCGTGGCCGAAGCGTCTCCCTGGATGCCCATGTCCCGCCCATGctcagcagcagcccctggggcgAGGACACTGCTTCACCCGGGTCTGTGAGCacagccctgagccctggccttcccatcccgcgtggtacaccacccacaaagacccagagacccttcccggcatctcctattcaggacccaccaccccgacacctgcctttcagagcccaccccacagcccagaggacctgagataccccaacatttcagatccccaccctcaggaactgccccacctgaagcttaccgggggtcacgctcctccagaaagaggcctccttccacagctcacacgggtctgccccttctcatgccagtgatggcctggaaggacgtggaaggtgcccaggggccctgcagtcttacctggaacatctccatccttggtgcctggaaatgtggatctaccctacctttgacatgtctctctcttagcgggatatcttccgcaagcactggggatgtggacatggaaagtaaattgagtctccgtgggggagtgagacagggagcgaggggtgttggacgcggcaCGGGAACCCGGCCCGAGTCAGCGGCCCCAAttggctgctctctctcagatacagttccccttcctccctccagggggcgccatggaacgcagggccctcactggccctggggactgggtgacgtcaggggtgagcctctcgtgATTGGCTCCACCACCCTGCGTAAGCTCAAAGGGCATAAAGGAGAGCcccgacacccggagccattgtggctccggccggttgcgcctgccctcgggccctcagggaggcgagggtTCGAGGTgcacgagttcgaggccaacctggtccacattggttgaaaaaaaaatttttttatcgttccctatgtAACAACAatacataaagggaggacgccttgataggaagaaatgacatcttcctacgtgtttttaaattacttcaatgtatgttttttttattttgggagaccgagccttgctcggtcctcgggggacctccctgcctctcagccatggcggttgtcacctgtggtaaacagaatggcgggagcaagtgggatgtcccactactcgggctgaggcaggagaatcacgggaacctaggaggtggaacctcctcgcccaggaggggcgcggcttcggacttagcttctgcccaatgagagagggcctccccgtgactgtgctgccaggttagccacttgaccctggtgcccccaacgagggattcagcccgagccccacctctcccttagggacctccgcccactctaccctcaagccAGGGTGCCCGGAGCGCTCCCCGGAAATGCGTGGGCTTCAGGTGATTTAACTGATTATTGAATAGGCCCGCAGGAGGTGTGTCCTGCCCCCGAAGCCGC of the Gorilla gorilla gorilla isolate KB3781 chromosome 14, NHGRI_mGorGor1-v2.1_pri, whole genome shotgun sequence genome contains:
- the LOC129526131 gene encoding choriogonadotropin subunit beta 7-like: MGGTWASRETLRPRCRPINATLAVEKEGCPVCITVNTTICAGYCPTMTRVLQGVLPPLPQVVCNYRDVRFESIRLPGCPRGVNPVVSYAVALSCQCALCRRSTTDCGGPKDHPLTCDHPRFQASSSSKAPPPSLPSPSRLPGPSDTPILPQ